The window AAGGCCCTGATATCTATTGAGCCTGAAAAGGCACGGGGAGCGCTCATTCAGCTAAGCGAGCTGCTACGCTTCTCGCTCAATTACGAAAAGCAGACGCTGATCAGGCTTAGCCATGAAATGGAAGAGGTCGAAAAGTACCTTGAGCTGGAAAAGATCCGCTTCGATGATCGTCTGCAATATGAACTGGTGGTTGATAAAACTGCAGCAAACGCGATGATTCCTCCTGCCCTGATTCTTACCCTGGTGGAGAATGCAATCAAACATGGAATATCCCACCAGATATGGGGCGGAAAAGTAACGGTAAAGGCAAGGCAGCAGGATGCTAAGCTGGAGGTTGAGGTTAGCAATCCCGGCTATTATCAGCCCGTTGCAGAAAACAGGATTGGCTTGAAGAATGTACAGGAAAGACTTGCCGGGCTCTATGGAAACAAAGCTAGTTTTACCATTAGGAATGGAAAGGAGCATACGGTCATTGCCAGGGTTTCGATAGAGGGCGAAAGAAAATCCAGACAAGCCGGAATAGATGCCACAGCGCTGTCTATTGAGATGCTGTGACCTAAAAATGCTAATTTAAAGATCTGTAAAACCTTCAAGTGATGACTCAACTTTCCGCCATTATTATAGATGATGAGCCCCTGGCTATTTCAGAACTCGCCCTGATGCTGAAAGTCCATCCCATTTGCAATATCATCGCTACTGCTCAAAATTCCGGAGTAGCGGTAGATCTGGTGAATGAAAAAAAGCCGGACCTGATATTTCTGGACATCAACATGCCCGGTAAGGATGGCTTTGAACTGCTGGAAGAGCTTGAGCACATACCACAGGTTATTTTTGTAACAGCTTATGATGAGTTTGCCATCAAG of the Flammeovirgaceae bacterium 311 genome contains:
- a CDS encoding signal transduction histidine kinase (COG3275 Putative regulator of cell autolysis) codes for the protein MGQLLGWSAMALREVINYTFFIVGKFNWDYVVFFFLHVAFGIGVSHLLHLWLRKSKVFEKSAQKIVSIGIGLVLGFACILGLFSLVLSIYMDSEASPDVPNILVYYLGLSMNWIQVTTPWILFYFLYRIMEQNNTIRNEKLQAINLVKTSELELLKSQLNPHFLFNALNSIKALISIEPEKARGALIQLSELLRFSLNYEKQTLIRLSHEMEEVEKYLELEKIRFDDRLQYELVVDKTAANAMIPPALILTLVENAIKHGISHQIWGGKVTVKARQQDAKLEVEVSNPGYYQPVAENRIGLKNVQERLAGLYGNKASFTIRNGKEHTVIARVSIEGERKSRQAGIDATALSIEML